In Calothrix sp. PCC 7507, one DNA window encodes the following:
- a CDS encoding IS110 family transposase: MSKIVLGIDISKKDFHVTLILENQTTKSKVFKNNPEGFVNLQNWLIKQGATQVHGCMEATSTYGEALAEFLVENGHKVSVVNPSRIKGFAKSELLRTKTDKVDAAVIARFCLAIAPELWTPLPVEVKELQALLRRLESLTDMYQQEQNRLETATPTVAALIESHLEQLKQLIVQVKQLIHDHFERHPDLKAKRDLLTSIPGIGEQTAAVLLTEIGCLEQYRNARQLAAHAGLTPQERSSGSSVQGKSRLSGVGNARLRKALYMPAVAAMRHNPLLKLFAQRLLDRGKVKMQVLAAVMRKLLHLAFGVLKSQKPFDPDYLAHAS; encoded by the coding sequence ATGTCAAAAATAGTTCTCGGTATCGATATCAGTAAAAAAGATTTTCATGTGACTTTGATACTGGAGAACCAAACCACAAAATCCAAAGTCTTTAAAAACAATCCAGAAGGTTTTGTTAACCTACAAAACTGGCTCATCAAACAAGGAGCGACTCAAGTTCATGGCTGCATGGAAGCGACAAGCACCTATGGCGAAGCATTGGCAGAGTTTTTAGTGGAGAATGGTCACAAAGTCAGTGTGGTCAATCCATCCCGCATTAAAGGATTTGCCAAGAGCGAACTACTTCGTACTAAGACGGACAAAGTAGATGCCGCAGTGATTGCGCGTTTTTGTCTGGCGATTGCCCCAGAACTTTGGACTCCTTTACCAGTTGAGGTGAAAGAGCTTCAAGCGCTCCTTCGTCGTTTAGAATCGCTCACGGACATGTACCAACAGGAGCAGAATCGGTTAGAAACTGCCACACCCACTGTTGCCGCTTTAATTGAGTCTCATTTAGAGCAGTTAAAACAGCTGATTGTCCAGGTGAAACAACTGATTCACGACCACTTTGAGCGCCATCCTGATTTGAAGGCCAAGCGCGACCTTTTAACCTCAATCCCTGGTATTGGTGAGCAGACTGCGGCTGTGCTGTTAACCGAAATCGGTTGTCTTGAACAATACCGCAATGCTCGCCAGTTAGCTGCTCATGCTGGCTTAACTCCCCAAGAACGTTCTAGTGGCTCTTCGGTGCAGGGTAAGTCTCGCTTATCTGGAGTTGGCAATGCCCGACTCCGAAAGGCACTTTATATGCCTGCTGTTGCTGCTATGCGCCATAATCCGCTGTTGAAATTATTTGCACAGCGTTTGCTAGATCGTGGCAAGGTCAAAATGCAAGTTCTTGCTGCTGTGATGCGTAAACTCCTGCATTTGGCTTTTGGGGTTTTAAAATCCCAAAAGCCTTTTGACCCTGATTATCTCGCTCATGCCTCTTGA
- a CDS encoding serine hydrolase, which yields MSLTPKENIVKLSWLVSSFLSVFLLGSTVKAATKPVQQTLSQVPITVSPAADSDMFAGVVPLHSPMKVLEPQIKTLMAKYSFLQTGMFFLDLETGNYLDIGGDRVFPAASTIKLPILIAFFQDLDAGKVRLDEQLTMRSDLVTNGSGIMQYERVGKKYTALETVNKMITISDNTATNMIIDRLGGAAKLNQRFRGWGLKDTVIRRLLADLRGTNTTSSQDLARVLALVVNNKLVSPQSREQALDILRHTTIHTLLPAGLGKGAVIANKTGDIGFIIGDAGFITMPNGKHYLAAIFVKRPYRDSRGRDFIRQVSQLVYNYLSQPNPVASNY from the coding sequence ATGTCACTCACACCCAAAGAAAATATTGTGAAATTAAGCTGGCTTGTATCCAGCTTTTTAAGTGTGTTCCTGCTTGGCTCAACTGTCAAAGCTGCCACCAAGCCAGTGCAACAAACTCTTAGTCAGGTTCCCATCACAGTTTCCCCGGCTGCTGATAGTGATATGTTTGCTGGCGTGGTTCCTTTACATTCACCTATGAAAGTGCTTGAACCGCAAATTAAAACCTTGATGGCTAAATATAGCTTTCTGCAAACAGGAATGTTTTTCCTCGATTTAGAGACGGGGAATTATTTGGATATTGGAGGCGATCGCGTCTTCCCCGCTGCCAGTACAATTAAATTGCCAATTCTCATCGCCTTTTTTCAGGACTTAGACGCAGGTAAAGTCAGGCTAGATGAACAGCTGACAATGCGGAGTGATTTGGTCACAAATGGCTCTGGAATCATGCAATATGAGCGAGTTGGGAAGAAATACACGGCATTAGAAACCGTGAATAAGATGATTACCATCAGTGACAATACAGCCACCAACATGATTATTGATCGCTTGGGTGGAGCAGCCAAACTAAATCAGCGTTTCCGCGGTTGGGGACTAAAAGACACAGTAATTCGCCGCCTTTTGGCTGATTTAAGAGGCACAAATACTACAAGTTCCCAAGACTTGGCGAGGGTACTGGCTTTGGTGGTGAATAATAAATTAGTCTCCCCACAGAGTCGAGAACAGGCTTTAGATATTCTGCGTCACACCACCATACATACACTACTTCCCGCCGGTTTGGGAAAAGGCGCAGTCATCGCCAACAAAACCGGAGATATCGGCTTTATCATCGGTGATGCTGGGTTTATCACTATGCCCAATGGTAAGCATTACTTGGCAGCTATCTTCGTCAAACGTCCATATCGAGATTCTAGAGGAAGAGACTTTATTCGGCAAGTTTCCCAACTTGTATACAATTACTTGAGTCAGCCAAACCCCGTTGCAAGTAATTACTAA
- a CDS encoding type II toxin-antitoxin system VapC family toxin: MYLLDTNHCSAIILGEPNVIHYVNEVGENNITTCIIVQGELTFMMEKSQRKETNLARLSEFLEDIRIYLMTEETATIYGQLKAALFNEFAPKEKNKRRKTKITDLGFDENDLWIAAIALQHNLTVVSADSDFQRIQQVKTLTVESWL, from the coding sequence ATGTATTTATTGGATACAAATCATTGTAGTGCCATTATTTTAGGCGAGCCAAATGTTATCCATTACGTGAATGAAGTTGGAGAAAATAACATTACTACTTGCATAATTGTGCAGGGCGAACTGACATTCATGATGGAAAAATCCCAGCGCAAGGAAACAAATCTAGCTCGCTTGAGCGAATTCTTAGAAGATATTCGCATTTACCTTATGACAGAAGAAACAGCAACTATCTACGGACAATTAAAAGCTGCTTTATTTAATGAATTTGCACCGAAAGAAAAAAACAAGCGGAGAAAAACTAAAATTACTGATTTAGGCTTTGATGAAAATGACCTTTGGATAGCAGCTATTGCTCTACAGCATAATCTTACCGTTGTATCAGCCGATAGCGACTTTCAGCGAATTCAACAGGTAAAAACTTTAACTGTTGAATCCTGGCTTTAA
- the upp gene encoding uracil phosphoribosyltransferase, protein MTLQLRVYVPPHPLIKHWLAVARDAATPSVLFRSAMTELGRWLTYEAARDWLPTLETTVQSPLDSTAATFIDPEVPVAVVPILRAGLGLLEGAQTLLPLASVYHLGLVRNEETLEPSCYLNKLPEKFAPQTRVLITDPMLATGGSIMAAMAELTQRGVDPVLTRIVCVVAAPPALQKLSVAYPGLNVYTAAIDETINSQGYIVPGLGDAGDRTFGT, encoded by the coding sequence ATGACGCTACAACTGCGTGTATATGTTCCACCCCATCCCCTAATCAAGCACTGGCTGGCAGTTGCCCGCGATGCTGCCACACCTTCAGTATTATTTCGGAGTGCGATGACTGAGTTGGGGCGATGGCTGACTTATGAAGCTGCGAGAGATTGGTTACCAACTCTAGAAACAACGGTGCAGAGTCCTTTAGATTCCACTGCGGCAACTTTTATTGATCCAGAAGTGCCTGTGGCAGTGGTGCCGATTCTTCGGGCTGGGCTGGGATTACTAGAAGGGGCACAGACCTTGCTACCCCTGGCATCGGTTTATCATCTTGGCTTGGTGCGAAATGAAGAGACACTGGAACCTTCGTGTTACCTGAACAAATTGCCGGAAAAATTTGCTCCCCAGACGCGGGTGTTAATTACCGATCCGATGTTGGCAACGGGAGGATCGATTATGGCTGCAATGGCAGAATTAACACAGCGGGGTGTTGACCCTGTTTTGACACGGATTGTATGTGTAGTGGCAGCTCCACCAGCTTTGCAAAAATTGAGTGTTGCCTATCCGGGTTTAAATGTTTACACAGCTGCTATTGATGAAACAATTAATAGCCAGGGGTATATTGTACCGGGATTGGGAGATGCAGGCGATCGCACCTTTGGGACTTAA
- the crtH gene encoding carotenoid isomerase, with protein MSPSPIFDVIVIGSGIGGLVTATQLVAKGAKVLVLESYLIPGGSAGYFERQGYRFDVGASMIFGLGEKGTTNLLTRALDAVHVSVEAIADPVQIHYHLPNGLDLKVDRVYENFLQNLIAYFRHEEKGIRRFYDECWKVFNCLNSMELLSLEEPRYLMRTFLRHPLACLGLAKYLPQNVGDVARRYIKDPQLLKFIDMECYCWSVVPAKMTPMINAGMVFSDRHYGGVNYPKGGVGKIAQTLVKGLEKAGGKIQYQAKVTKIIREQGRAVGVQLANGQVYQGKRIVSNATRWDTFEKLLPREKIPASEKKWQQNYQKSPSFLSLHMGVKESVLPVGTECHHILLEDWQQMTAASGTVFVSIPTLLDPDLAPAGYHIIHAFTPDWIENWQGLTESEYEANKEAAAWRIIDRLEKIFPGLNAGLDYLEVGTPRTHRRFLGRVDGTYGPIPRRKLWGLLGMPFNRTEVPGLYCVGDSTFPGQGLNAVAFSGFACAHRIAVDLKL; from the coding sequence ATGTCTCCTAGTCCCATATTTGATGTAATTGTGATTGGCTCTGGTATCGGTGGATTGGTGACAGCAACTCAGTTAGTAGCAAAGGGAGCTAAAGTACTGGTACTGGAAAGTTATCTGATTCCAGGTGGGAGTGCTGGCTATTTTGAGCGTCAGGGGTATCGATTTGATGTTGGGGCTTCGATGATTTTTGGGTTGGGAGAGAAGGGCACTACTAATTTACTCACTCGTGCCCTTGATGCGGTGCATGTCAGCGTCGAGGCGATCGCTGATCCGGTGCAGATTCACTATCATCTACCCAATGGTTTAGACCTGAAGGTTGACCGAGTTTATGAAAATTTTTTGCAAAATCTTATTGCTTATTTTCGCCATGAAGAAAAGGGGATTCGTCGCTTTTATGACGAGTGCTGGAAAGTTTTTAATTGCCTCAATAGCATGGAGTTGCTGTCATTAGAAGAACCTCGGTATCTGATGCGGACATTTTTGCGACACCCTTTAGCATGTCTTGGTTTGGCTAAATATTTGCCACAAAATGTTGGGGATGTAGCACGGCGATACATCAAAGATCCCCAATTATTGAAGTTTATCGATATGGAGTGTTATTGCTGGTCGGTGGTTCCAGCTAAGATGACACCGATGATTAATGCTGGGATGGTCTTTTCTGACAGGCATTATGGCGGAGTTAACTATCCTAAAGGTGGGGTAGGAAAAATTGCTCAAACCCTGGTGAAAGGTCTAGAAAAGGCTGGGGGTAAAATTCAATATCAAGCCAAGGTCACGAAGATTATTCGAGAACAGGGACGCGCTGTAGGTGTACAACTAGCTAATGGTCAAGTCTATCAGGGTAAACGCATAGTTTCTAATGCTACACGTTGGGATACTTTTGAAAAATTACTACCCAGGGAGAAAATACCAGCTAGTGAGAAAAAGTGGCAACAAAATTATCAGAAATCACCGAGCTTTTTGAGTTTACATATGGGGGTGAAAGAGTCAGTTTTACCTGTGGGAACGGAGTGCCATCATATTTTGTTGGAAGATTGGCAGCAAATGACAGCAGCGTCTGGTACGGTTTTTGTTTCTATTCCCACGTTGCTTGACCCAGATTTAGCACCAGCAGGTTATCACATCATTCATGCTTTCACGCCCGACTGGATAGAAAATTGGCAAGGACTGACTGAAAGTGAGTATGAGGCTAACAAAGAAGCCGCAGCATGGCGAATTATTGACAGACTAGAGAAGATTTTTCCTGGTTTAAATGCTGGGTTGGATTATCTGGAAGTGGGAACGCCGCGCACCCATCGTCGCTTTTTGGGTCGAGTAGATGGTACTTATGGGCCAATCCCTCGGCGCAAGTTGTGGGGATTATTGGGGATGCCGTTTAATCGTACAGAGGTTCCCGGACTTTATTGTGTGGGGGATAGTACCTTTCCCGGTCAGGGATTGAATGCAGTGGCGTTTTCTGGGTTTGCCTGTGCCCATCGCATCGCTGTAGATTTGAAGTTGTGA
- a CDS encoding YggT family protein, whose translation MNLLFAVLAAFFTYYGYLLIIRVLLTWFPNIDWYNQPFAALSQITDPYLNFFRQFIPPLGGIDISPVLAIILLQVLGGFMQNLSRMQAFI comes from the coding sequence ATGAATCTACTGTTTGCAGTACTAGCTGCCTTCTTCACATATTACGGCTATTTACTAATTATTCGGGTGCTGTTGACCTGGTTCCCCAACATCGACTGGTATAACCAACCATTTGCTGCTCTGAGCCAAATAACCGACCCCTACCTCAATTTTTTCCGCCAATTTATTCCCCCATTGGGCGGTATTGATATTTCGCCAGTGTTAGCGATTATACTATTGCAGGTTCTAGGTGGCTTTATGCAAAACCTCAGCCGGATGCAAGCTTTCATCTAG
- a CDS encoding DUF1036 domain-containing protein, which yields MHLIVVLLPILSVLPFLFSTAETAIAIPYRSGGKCSSSGIDIDLVTGQTRSIFMPPDPSCYGSEAVPQRQPRPQGYQFHFSNNCSRPVQVAVIYLNLNNNWETRGWWRFAPGETANLSSNKEGIPIISHNKIFYFYAQTVDSSERLIWDGNTYMSLNGERLGFREMQQQQADNNNFSVQCK from the coding sequence ATGCACCTAATCGTAGTATTGCTACCGATTCTCTCAGTTTTACCTTTCCTTTTTTCCACGGCTGAAACGGCGATCGCCATCCCATATCGAAGTGGTGGAAAATGTTCTTCTTCAGGTATTGATATTGATCTTGTAACGGGTCAAACTCGGAGTATTTTTATGCCTCCTGATCCATCGTGTTACGGATCTGAAGCAGTACCTCAGCGACAACCGAGGCCGCAAGGCTATCAGTTTCATTTCAGTAATAACTGCTCGCGTCCGGTTCAAGTAGCTGTGATATATCTAAATTTAAATAATAATTGGGAAACCCGTGGTTGGTGGAGATTTGCTCCTGGGGAAACAGCTAATCTATCTAGTAACAAGGAGGGTATCCCTATTATTTCCCACAACAAAATCTTCTATTTCTATGCCCAAACAGTTGACAGTAGTGAGCGCCTCATTTGGGATGGCAATACCTATATGTCTTTGAACGGCGAACGTCTTGGTTTTAGGGAAATGCAGCAACAGCAGGCCGATAATAATAATTTCTCTGTGCAGTGCAAGTAA
- a CDS encoding pentapeptide repeat-containing protein yields the protein MLSILTQDLRNSAIQFLEQSPSQRLQTLRQLGIARYDFLTKMRLNDANINCIMRFLQNPSQLKFPYLVGADLSGLILDEVNFIRGNLSRANLHDSSFVNADLLFANFTEADLRNANLSGATLNETIWVNALVDECNFGTANGLSDFQRKDLQLRGARFSDSEDDN from the coding sequence ATGCTAAGTATCCTGACTCAAGACTTGCGTAATAGCGCCATCCAATTTTTAGAACAAAGTCCTTCCCAACGGTTGCAAACTCTCAGACAACTGGGTATAGCACGTTACGATTTTTTAACTAAAATGCGGCTTAATGATGCCAATATAAACTGCATCATGCGGTTTTTACAAAATCCCAGTCAGCTAAAATTTCCTTATTTAGTAGGGGCAGATTTATCTGGTTTAATTTTAGATGAGGTTAACTTTATCCGAGGCAATTTATCAAGAGCAAACCTCCACGACAGCAGTTTCGTAAATGCTGACCTCTTATTTGCCAATTTTACAGAAGCTGATTTGAGAAATGCAAATTTAAGCGGTGCAACTCTGAATGAGACTATTTGGGTAAATGCGTTAGTAGATGAGTGTAATTTTGGCACAGCTAATGGCTTGAGCGATTTTCAACGTAAAGATTTGCAACTGCGTGGCGCTAGGTTTAGCGATTCAGAAGATGATAATTAA
- the dnaB gene encoding replicative DNA helicase, which produces MADELSFKGDGSGHLPPQNIEAEEAILGGILLDPEAIGRVSDRLIAEAFYISAHKDIYQAALRLHAQGNPTDLLSVTSWLSDNDLLAHIGGRNKLATLVDRTVSAVNIDTLAGLVMDKFLRRQLIKAGNEIVHLGYETEKELPIVLDQAEQKVFGVTQERPQTGLVHISDTLINTFQDIETRHQGIALPGIPCGFYDLDAMTSGFQRSDLIIVAGRPSMGKTAFCLNLAHNIAAGYKLPVAVFSLEMSKEQLVQRLLASEAGIESGYLRSGRISQTQWEPLSRAIGMLSEMPIYIDDTPNITVTQMRSQARRLQAEQGMELGLIVIDYLQLMEGGGDNRVQELSRITRSLKGLARELSVPVIALSQLSRGVEARTNKRPMLSDLRESGSIEQDADLVIMLYREEYYTQDTPDRGVAEVIVAKHRNGPTGTVKLLFDPQFTKFKNLARPGNY; this is translated from the coding sequence ATGGCTGACGAACTGAGTTTTAAAGGCGATGGTAGCGGCCATCTACCACCCCAAAACATTGAAGCCGAAGAAGCGATATTAGGGGGTATTTTACTAGATCCAGAAGCGATCGGTCGAGTGAGCGATCGCCTCATCGCCGAAGCTTTTTACATTAGCGCTCACAAAGATATCTACCAAGCAGCGCTCCGCCTCCACGCTCAAGGTAATCCGACAGACTTACTTTCTGTCACCAGTTGGCTCTCTGATAACGATCTACTGGCTCACATTGGTGGGAGAAACAAATTAGCCACTCTTGTAGATCGCACCGTCTCAGCAGTCAACATCGACACCCTCGCCGGGTTGGTGATGGATAAATTCCTGCGGCGACAATTAATTAAAGCTGGTAATGAAATTGTGCATCTCGGTTACGAAACTGAGAAAGAATTACCAATTGTTCTCGATCAAGCAGAGCAAAAAGTCTTTGGCGTCACTCAAGAACGCCCCCAAACAGGTCTAGTCCACATTTCTGATACCCTAATTAATACTTTCCAAGATATTGAAACTCGTCATCAAGGTATCGCTTTACCGGGGATTCCCTGCGGCTTTTATGATTTAGATGCCATGACTAGTGGCTTTCAGCGTTCTGATTTAATCATTGTCGCTGGTAGGCCATCAATGGGAAAAACAGCATTTTGTCTAAACCTTGCTCATAATATTGCTGCAGGTTATAAACTACCAGTTGCTGTTTTTAGCCTAGAAATGTCTAAAGAACAATTGGTGCAGCGACTATTAGCTAGTGAAGCCGGCATTGAAAGCGGTTATCTCCGCAGTGGACGCATCAGTCAAACACAATGGGAACCCCTAAGCCGTGCCATTGGTATGCTCTCCGAAATGCCAATTTATATTGACGACACGCCGAATATTACAGTCACACAAATGCGTAGTCAGGCGCGACGGCTGCAAGCAGAACAGGGAATGGAACTAGGATTAATTGTGATTGATTACTTGCAATTAATGGAAGGAGGCGGTGATAATCGCGTCCAAGAATTATCTCGAATTACCCGTTCTCTTAAAGGTTTAGCTAGAGAATTATCTGTACCAGTTATTGCTTTATCTCAGCTGAGTCGTGGAGTAGAAGCACGTACAAATAAGCGCCCGATGCTTTCAGATTTGAGAGAGAGTGGAAGTATCGAGCAGGATGCTGATTTAGTAATAATGTTGTACCGTGAAGAGTATTACACTCAAGATACTCCGGATCGCGGTGTAGCAGAAGTGATAGTAGCGAAACACCGTAATGGACCAACAGGCACTGTTAAGCTATTATTTGATCCGCAGTTTACGAAGTTTAAAAACCTAGCTCGCCCAGGTAATTATTAA
- the purT gene encoding formate-dependent phosphoribosylglycinamide formyltransferase gives MTNSIKLPQKLMLLGSGELGKEFVIAAQRLGNYVIAVDRYANAPAMQVADCSEVISMLSAEDLEAVVSKHKPDFIIPEIEAIRTEKLVEFEQRGITVIPTAAATNYTMNRDRIRELAHKELGIRTAKYGYATTLEELLAVSDKIGFPNVVKPVMSSSGKGQSVVQNQSEVETAWNYAIANSRGDTQKVIVEEFIDFEIEITLLTIKQWNAPTIFCDPIGHRQERGDYQESWQPAEITAEKIVKSQEIAKKVTDALGGAGIFGVEFFITKDEVIFSELSPRPHDTGMVTLISQNLNEFELHLRAILGLPIPNIDLLAPSASAVILAEEKSDSVTFAGVADALSEPDVDIKLFGKPSAHPYRRMGVALAKGVNVQEAREKATRAASKIKLV, from the coding sequence ATGACTAATTCAATTAAGTTACCTCAAAAATTAATGCTTTTGGGTTCAGGAGAACTCGGCAAAGAATTTGTGATTGCTGCTCAACGTTTGGGAAATTACGTAATTGCTGTTGACCGTTACGCTAATGCTCCGGCGATGCAAGTTGCTGACTGCTCTGAAGTGATTTCTATGCTGAGTGCTGAAGATTTAGAAGCGGTAGTTAGCAAGCATAAACCTGATTTTATCATACCAGAAATTGAAGCAATTAGAACAGAAAAACTTGTAGAATTTGAGCAGCGAGGAATTACAGTTATTCCCACGGCAGCAGCTACTAACTACACCATGAACCGTGACCGAATTCGGGAATTAGCGCACAAAGAATTAGGGATTAGAACGGCTAAATATGGTTATGCCACAACTTTAGAAGAGTTGCTTGCTGTTTCTGATAAAATTGGCTTCCCAAATGTTGTGAAACCTGTGATGTCATCCTCTGGGAAAGGTCAGTCTGTGGTGCAAAATCAGAGTGAAGTTGAGACAGCTTGGAATTATGCGATCGCTAATTCTCGTGGTGACACTCAAAAGGTAATTGTGGAAGAATTCATTGACTTTGAAATTGAGATTACTCTACTGACGATTAAACAGTGGAACGCACCGACAATTTTCTGTGATCCTATTGGTCATCGGCAAGAAAGAGGTGATTATCAAGAGTCTTGGCAACCAGCAGAAATTACTGCAGAAAAGATAGTTAAATCTCAAGAAATAGCGAAAAAAGTCACCGATGCTTTGGGTGGTGCGGGAATTTTTGGTGTTGAGTTTTTTATCACCAAGGATGAAGTTATATTCTCCGAACTTTCTCCCAGACCACATGATACAGGAATGGTGACTTTAATATCCCAAAACCTCAATGAATTTGAATTGCATTTAAGGGCTATTTTAGGTTTACCAATTCCCAACATAGACTTGTTAGCTCCTTCAGCCAGCGCTGTAATTTTAGCTGAAGAGAAATCGGATTCTGTTACATTTGCAGGCGTGGCAGATGCCTTATCTGAGCCAGATGTAGATATTAAGTTATTTGGTAAACCTAGCGCTCACCCATATCGGCGCATGGGAGTAGCTTTAGCTAAAGGAGTGAATGTCCAAGAAGCACGGGAAAAGGCTACTAGAGCAGCAAGTAAAATTAAATTGGTTTAA
- a CDS encoding S8 family serine peptidase, translating to MPVNYTSQKSFANEGLDVTPLSSADIFHARDDDSLKLSGRSSFDATINDLKADSSNVQKSHSTEAKITSDATTKSYDSNSGYGLVNAGAAVAKSIGQNTFADVPDLGGNNWGADLVKAPEAWAKGYTGQGVVVAVVDTGVDYNHADLKNNIWTNTKEIADNGIDDDGDGYIDDVRGWNFVNNTNEVMDDNSHGTHVSGTIAGENNDFGVTGVAYGAKIMPVKVLDDSGSGSYSAIANGIYYAVNHGANVINLSLGGDFPNSTLESAIDYASKKGVVVVMAAGNNGYPLVSYPAAYANKSGIAVGAVDQNNKMADFSNQPGFSQLAYVTAPGVNVYSTVPGDQYAYYSGTSMATPHVAGVVALMLSANPNLSAEQVRQIITSTAANSSQSLSTSSNTGSLTHQIIADMTGNSLQYPTASFKLSSTNEVNSVTSRLIPISTSESQSLLANSEIESKFSYYDSTPSSNSYDSLAEDNGWTWKNY from the coding sequence ATGCCCGTTAATTACACTAGTCAAAAATCCTTTGCTAATGAAGGGCTAGATGTCACTCCCCTCTCCTCAGCAGATATCTTTCATGCTAGAGATGACGACAGCTTAAAACTCAGCGGTCGTAGTAGCTTTGACGCTACCATAAATGATCTGAAAGCAGATTCGTCTAATGTGCAAAAATCGCATAGCACTGAGGCGAAAATTACCAGTGATGCGACTACTAAAAGCTATGACTCCAACTCTGGCTATGGCTTGGTGAATGCAGGCGCAGCAGTGGCTAAAAGTATTGGTCAAAATACCTTTGCTGATGTTCCTGACTTGGGTGGAAATAATTGGGGGGCTGATCTTGTGAAAGCCCCAGAAGCCTGGGCTAAAGGATATACAGGGCAAGGTGTTGTTGTGGCTGTTGTGGATACTGGAGTTGACTACAACCACGCAGATTTAAAAAATAATATTTGGACTAACACTAAAGAAATTGCTGACAATGGCATAGATGATGATGGTGATGGCTATATTGATGATGTCCGGGGCTGGAACTTTGTCAATAACACCAACGAAGTCATGGACGACAATAGTCATGGCACACATGTTTCTGGAACTATCGCTGGGGAGAATAATGATTTTGGTGTCACCGGTGTTGCTTATGGTGCCAAGATTATGCCGGTTAAAGTTTTAGATGATTCTGGTTCAGGCTCTTATAGTGCGATCGCTAACGGCATCTACTATGCTGTCAATCATGGCGCTAATGTCATTAACCTCAGTCTAGGAGGTGATTTTCCTAACAGCACCCTGGAATCAGCTATTGATTATGCCAGCAAAAAAGGGGTCGTTGTTGTCATGGCAGCAGGTAATAATGGTTACCCATTAGTATCTTATCCGGCAGCCTATGCTAATAAGTCAGGAATTGCGGTTGGAGCAGTAGATCAAAACAACAAAATGGCTGACTTCTCTAACCAACCAGGATTTAGTCAACTAGCCTATGTCACAGCGCCAGGAGTCAATGTCTACTCTACAGTACCAGGAGATCAGTATGCTTATTACAGTGGTACATCTATGGCGACTCCCCACGTTGCTGGAGTAGTAGCTTTAATGCTTAGTGCTAACCCTAATTTGAGTGCTGAACAAGTGCGTCAAATCATCACCAGCACGGCCGCAAATAGTTCTCAATCTCTCAGCACAAGCTCTAATACTGGCTCGCTAACGCATCAGATTATTGCAGATATGACAGGAAATAGTCTACAGTATCCTACAGCTAGCTTCAAGCTCAGTTCAACCAATGAGGTTAATAGTGTAACTTCCCGCTTGATCCCAATCTCGACATCGGAAAGTCAGAGTTTGTTGGCGAATTCAGAGATCGAATCAAAATTCAGTTACTACGACAGTACTCCTAGCAGCAACAGTTATGACAGTCTTGCTGAAGACAATGGCTGGACTTGGAAAAATTATTAA